In one Pirellulales bacterium genomic region, the following are encoded:
- a CDS encoding molybdopterin-dependent oxidoreductase, protein MGIVIVDGQEIEVADHERLNGIQVARRAGADVPHYCWHPGLTVVASCRMCLVETGTRNPETGQITMMPKVVPACQTPAKDGTVFVTNSDKVKQARAFVEEALLLDHPIDCPICDKAGECLLQDYHFAHGQQERRADLRPFTSKRRDMGPTVTLFADRCVMCSRCVRFTREVTGTAELMVIERGSHEEIDVVPGFPLENKLSGNVVDLCPVGALGDKDFLYQQRVWFMKNHAHVCAGCSSGCSIWVDENQDHVYRLRPRENQAVNQWWICDEGRYGYHHVHDEHRLVEPQRRDKEQYVTADWASVPGELKQKLGKAGRIAAVLSPNLTVEEAYLLALLVRKLDPQAELALGPVPVAGSDEKFRGGFTIRAEKCPNRRGVEEIIRHFTGRVLAFADLLPRLESGEFGAVWVTGGYKRDWIDEATANRVAKTPLVIVQDMFASPLWQRATYRLPGVAFAERDGSYVNATNHLQSFRWAVRPPVGARIEGSIYAQLLGRTGMYNSRAVLSEIAGEVAYFAAAADGVPPQGVALAAREPAGV, encoded by the coding sequence ATGGGCATCGTCATCGTCGACGGACAAGAGATTGAAGTAGCCGACCACGAGCGGCTCAACGGCATCCAGGTCGCGCGCCGCGCCGGCGCCGACGTGCCGCACTATTGCTGGCACCCGGGCCTGACGGTCGTGGCGAGCTGCCGGATGTGCCTGGTCGAGACCGGCACGCGCAATCCGGAGACCGGCCAGATCACGATGATGCCCAAGGTCGTGCCTGCCTGCCAGACGCCGGCCAAGGATGGCACGGTGTTCGTCACCAACAGCGACAAGGTCAAGCAGGCCCGGGCCTTCGTCGAAGAGGCCCTGTTGCTCGATCACCCGATCGACTGCCCGATCTGCGACAAGGCGGGCGAGTGTCTGCTGCAAGACTATCACTTCGCCCACGGCCAGCAGGAACGCCGCGCCGACCTGCGGCCGTTTACCAGCAAGCGCCGCGACATGGGGCCCACCGTCACGCTGTTCGCCGACCGCTGCGTGATGTGCAGCCGTTGCGTACGGTTCACCCGCGAGGTGACGGGCACTGCCGAGCTGATGGTCATCGAGCGCGGCTCGCACGAAGAAATCGACGTCGTGCCCGGCTTCCCGCTCGAGAACAAGCTCTCGGGCAACGTAGTCGACCTGTGCCCGGTGGGGGCCCTGGGCGACAAGGATTTTCTCTACCAGCAGCGCGTCTGGTTTATGAAAAACCACGCGCACGTGTGCGCTGGCTGCTCGTCGGGCTGTTCGATCTGGGTCGACGAGAACCAGGACCACGTCTATCGGCTGCGGCCGCGCGAGAACCAGGCCGTCAACCAGTGGTGGATTTGCGACGAGGGTCGGTACGGCTATCACCACGTGCACGACGAACATCGCCTGGTCGAGCCGCAGCGCCGCGACAAAGAGCAATACGTCACCGCCGACTGGGCGAGCGTGCCCGGCGAGCTCAAGCAGAAGCTCGGCAAGGCGGGCCGCATCGCCGCGGTGCTTTCGCCGAACCTCACCGTCGAAGAGGCGTATCTCCTGGCCTTGCTCGTGCGCAAGCTCGACCCGCAGGCCGAATTGGCCCTGGGCCCGGTGCCGGTCGCGGGCAGCGACGAGAAATTCCGCGGCGGGTTCACGATCCGCGCCGAGAAGTGCCCCAACCGCCGGGGTGTCGAGGAGATCATCCGCCACTTCACCGGCCGCGTGCTGGCGTTTGCCGACCTGTTGCCGCGCTTGGAGTCGGGCGAATTTGGCGCGGTTTGGGTCACCGGCGGCTACAAGCGCGACTGGATCGACGAGGCCACGGCCAACCGCGTCGCCAAGACGCCGCTGGTGATCGTGCAAGACATGTTCGCCTCGCCGCTTTGGCAGCGGGCGACGTACCGGCTGCCGGGTGTGGCCTTCGCCGAGCGCGACGGGTCGTATGTGAATGCCACGAACCACCTGCAGAGCTTCCGGTGGGCCGTGCGGCCGCCGGTGGGGGCGCGGATCGAGGGGAGCATCTACGCCCAGTTGCTCGGCCGAACCGGGATGTACAACTCCCGCGCCGTGCTCAGCGAGATCGCCGGCGAGGTGGCCTATTTCGCCGCCGCGGCCGACGGCGTACCCCCGCAAGGCGTGGCCCTCGCCGCGCGCGAGCCGGCCGGCGTTTGA
- the nuoF gene encoding NADH-quinone oxidoreductase subunit NuoF has translation MTKFEPVLLANVGKQDSHKLSVYEAAGGYEALKGVLREKQPVDVIELVKASNLRGRGGAGFPCGLKWTFLPKDHPGPIYMCVNADESEPGTFNNRILMEDDPHQVIEGTIISCYATRATTAYIYLRVEYPLCYERLEGAIAECYQAGYLGRNILGTNFSLDIYVHRGAAAYICGEETGLIESLEGKRAWPRIKPPFPAIEGVFRKPTVVNNIETMACVTHIARRGADWFKSIGVPSDPNNPRDPGSYGPKLYCLSGHVNKPGCYEAPLGITTRQLIDEFGGGVWKGRKAKAAIPGGISMGLLAESEFDLPLDFNGPGKAGCLGLGTAAVVVLDETVSMVDFLHNSCRFFAHESCGQCTPCREGTHWALSMLERIRAGKGRLRDLDLLLEIGDTIGIIPGTTICGLSDGAAWPIKNAIRKWRGEFEDYIKRTNPRGYMETNPVPALHQIAGAH, from the coding sequence GTGACTAAGTTCGAGCCGGTGCTGTTGGCCAACGTAGGCAAGCAAGACAGCCACAAGCTGTCGGTCTACGAAGCGGCCGGTGGCTACGAGGCCCTCAAAGGGGTGCTTCGCGAGAAGCAGCCCGTCGACGTGATCGAGCTGGTCAAGGCGAGCAATCTGCGCGGTCGAGGCGGCGCGGGCTTCCCCTGCGGGCTCAAGTGGACGTTCCTGCCCAAGGACCATCCCGGCCCGATCTACATGTGCGTCAATGCCGACGAGAGCGAGCCGGGGACCTTCAACAATCGCATCCTGATGGAGGACGACCCCCATCAGGTGATCGAAGGCACGATCATCAGTTGCTACGCCACGCGGGCGACGACGGCCTATATCTACCTCCGCGTCGAGTACCCCTTGTGCTACGAACGGCTCGAGGGCGCGATCGCCGAGTGCTACCAGGCGGGCTACTTGGGCCGCAATATCCTCGGCACCAACTTTTCGCTCGACATCTACGTGCACCGTGGCGCCGCGGCATATATCTGCGGCGAAGAGACGGGCCTGATCGAGAGCCTCGAGGGCAAGCGGGCCTGGCCGCGGATCAAGCCGCCGTTCCCGGCGATCGAAGGCGTGTTCCGCAAGCCGACCGTGGTGAACAACATCGAGACGATGGCCTGCGTCACGCACATCGCCCGGCGCGGAGCCGATTGGTTCAAGTCGATCGGCGTGCCGTCCGACCCGAACAACCCGCGCGACCCGGGCAGCTATGGTCCCAAGCTGTACTGCCTGAGCGGCCACGTGAACAAGCCGGGCTGCTACGAGGCGCCCTTGGGCATCACGACGCGCCAGTTGATCGACGAATTCGGCGGCGGCGTCTGGAAGGGGCGCAAGGCCAAGGCCGCGATCCCCGGCGGCATCAGCATGGGCCTGTTGGCTGAATCGGAGTTCGATCTGCCGCTGGATTTCAACGGGCCCGGCAAGGCCGGCTGCCTGGGGTTGGGCACCGCGGCCGTCGTCGTGCTCGACGAAACGGTGAGCATGGTCGACTTCCTGCACAACAGCTGCCGGTTCTTCGCCCACGAAAGCTGCGGCCAGTGCACGCCCTGCCGCGAAGGCACGCACTGGGCGCTCTCGATGCTCGAGCGCATCAGGGCCGGCAAGGGCCGGCTGCGCGATCTCGATCTGCTGCTGGAAATCGGCGACACGATCGGCATTATTCCCGGCACGACGATTTGCGGGCTCTCGGACGGTGCCGCCTGGCCGATCAAGAACGCGATCCGCAAATGGCGCGGCGAGTTCGAGGACTACATCAAGCGGACCAACCCGCGCGGCTACATGGAAACCAACCCGGTGCCGGCGCTGCACCAGATCGCCGGGGCGCATTAA
- a CDS encoding NAD(P)H-dependent oxidoreductase subunit E has translation MSTTTRVLTPEMIAAIQAFIPRYPNKQAVTLPALHIVNEALRYVPLEAVIEIAELLELAPAQVQDTLSFYGYFKQDQPHGKTRAWVCRSISCALRGGEEVLERLCQRAGVKPGETTPDGRLTVEFAECLGACEYAPCMLATHHGGQAELHKNLTPEQMESFVNRLPQ, from the coding sequence ATGTCGACCACCACACGCGTCTTGACACCGGAAATGATCGCCGCGATTCAGGCGTTTATTCCGCGCTATCCGAACAAGCAGGCCGTGACGCTGCCGGCGTTGCACATCGTCAACGAGGCGCTCCGCTACGTGCCGCTGGAGGCGGTCATCGAGATCGCCGAGCTGCTCGAGCTGGCGCCGGCCCAGGTGCAGGACACGCTCTCGTTCTACGGCTACTTCAAGCAGGACCAGCCGCACGGCAAGACCCGGGCCTGGGTGTGCCGTTCGATTAGTTGTGCCTTGCGCGGTGGCGAGGAAGTGCTCGAGCGGCTGTGTCAGAGGGCCGGCGTGAAGCCCGGCGAAACAACGCCCGACGGCCGGCTGACGGTCGAGTTTGCCGAATGCCTGGGGGCTTGTGAGTATGCCCCTTGCATGCTGGCCACACACCACGGCGGCCAGGCCGAGCTGCATAAGAACCTGACTCCCGAGCAGATGGAATCGTTTGTCAATCGGCTGCCGCAGTAA
- the nuoD gene encoding NADH dehydrogenase (quinone) subunit D, whose translation MATIPSTTSPEDRLPEAATPSGLSHPGFGGNLAHDEQLDYIWTLNFGPQHPATHTTLRLVLKLDGERVVAAMPDIGYLHSGFEKIGEHLDYNQYVTVTDRMNYMSPMANNVAWHCAVEKLLGIELTPRCKYVRTIIAELARISDHLLCNGAIGLDTGAFTFFLYAFYQREVIYDIFESLCGARFTNSYTRVGGLMYDITPVVVEKIRTFCRTLPKTLSDMDRLVNRNRIFRDRLKEVGVLPKEEAIRRSATGPIARASGVTRDLRKDEPYLAYQDFDFKTCCMTTGDCLARYLVRQAEIRESLKIVTQAIENLPSGPVNVSMGERTTMPSKKMVYSSIEGTISHFELAMSNRGFDTPHEEVYSAIESPNGELGFYIAGDGTDVAYRARCRPPSFIHMSLFPYMIEGHTLSDIVAVLGSINIIAAELDR comes from the coding sequence ATGGCCACGATCCCGTCCACCACGTCGCCCGAAGACCGTTTGCCCGAAGCGGCCACGCCGTCCGGGCTGTCGCATCCGGGGTTTGGCGGCAACCTCGCGCACGACGAGCAGCTCGACTACATCTGGACGCTGAATTTCGGCCCGCAGCATCCGGCGACGCATACGACGCTGCGGCTGGTGCTGAAGCTCGACGGCGAGCGCGTCGTCGCGGCCATGCCCGACATCGGCTATCTGCACTCGGGCTTCGAGAAGATCGGCGAGCATCTCGACTACAACCAGTACGTCACGGTCACGGACCGGATGAACTATATGTCGCCGATGGCCAACAACGTGGCCTGGCACTGTGCCGTCGAAAAGCTCCTGGGCATCGAGCTGACGCCGCGCTGCAAGTACGTCCGCACGATCATTGCCGAGCTGGCGCGCATCAGCGATCACCTGCTGTGCAACGGGGCCATCGGGCTCGATACCGGGGCGTTCACGTTCTTCTTGTACGCCTTCTACCAGCGCGAAGTCATCTACGACATTTTCGAGTCGCTCTGCGGCGCGCGGTTTACGAACAGCTACACCCGCGTCGGCGGCTTGATGTACGACATCACGCCGGTCGTGGTCGAGAAGATCCGCACGTTTTGCCGCACGTTGCCCAAGACGCTCAGCGACATGGACCGGCTGGTCAATCGCAACCGCATCTTCCGCGACCGCCTGAAGGAAGTGGGCGTGCTGCCCAAGGAAGAGGCCATCCGCCGCAGCGCCACGGGGCCGATCGCCCGGGCCAGCGGCGTGACGCGCGATTTGCGAAAGGACGAGCCGTACCTCGCCTATCAGGATTTTGATTTCAAGACCTGCTGCATGACCACCGGCGACTGCCTGGCGCGGTACCTGGTGCGGCAGGCCGAAATCCGCGAGAGCCTGAAGATCGTCACCCAGGCGATCGAGAACCTACCGTCGGGCCCGGTCAACGTCTCGATGGGCGAGCGGACCACGATGCCCTCGAAGAAGATGGTCTATTCCAGCATCGAGGGTACGATCTCGCACTTCGAGCTGGCGATGAGCAATCGCGGTTTCGACACGCCGCATGAAGAAGTCTACTCGGCGATCGAAAGCCCCAATGGCGAGTTGGGCTTTTATATCGCCGGCGACGGGACCGACGTTGCCTATCGGGCCCGCTGCCGGCCGCCTTCGTTCATCCACATGTCGTTGTTCCCTTACATGATCGAGGGGCACACGCTCAGCGACATCGTGGCCGTATTGGGCAGTATCAACATCATTGCCGCCGAATTGGATCGCTGA
- a CDS encoding NADH-quinone oxidoreductase subunit C: MATQATLDALQQEFPSISASEFRGQSRVVVPREQAYAAMEWLRDERRFDLLIDVTCVDYLNYRDATDRFGLVYLLANSESNERITVRVFVNEPDPEVDSVVPLWEGANYVEREVYDMFGIVFRGHPDLRRILMPQEFEAFPLRKDYPLQGRGERHNFPVITRASS; encoded by the coding sequence ATGGCAACGCAAGCCACGCTCGACGCCCTGCAACAAGAGTTTCCCAGCATCTCGGCGAGCGAGTTTCGCGGCCAATCGCGCGTGGTGGTCCCGCGCGAGCAGGCGTATGCCGCGATGGAGTGGCTGCGCGACGAGCGTCGATTCGACCTGCTGATCGACGTGACCTGCGTCGACTATCTGAATTATCGCGATGCCACGGACCGCTTTGGCCTGGTCTACCTCCTGGCCAACAGCGAATCGAACGAGCGGATCACGGTTCGCGTGTTCGTCAACGAGCCCGACCCCGAAGTCGATTCGGTGGTCCCGCTGTGGGAAGGCGCGAACTATGTCGAGCGCGAAGTCTACGACATGTTTGGCATCGTCTTTCGCGGGCATCCCGACCTGCGGCGGATCTTGATGCCCCAAGAGTTCGAGGCATTTCCGTTGCGCAAGGATTACCCGCTGCAGGGGCGCGGCGAGCGTCACAACTTCCCCGTGATCACGCGCGCGAGTAGCTGA
- the nuoB gene encoding NADH-quinone oxidoreductase subunit NuoB: MAVDLPENVVVTKLDSLANWCRKNSLWPMPFATACCGIELMATGASKHDIARFGAEVFRFSPRQCDLMIVAGRVVMKMLPVLQRTWLQMNEPKWCISMGACASTGGVFDTYCVVQGIDRFIPVDMYVPGCPPRPEQLIQAVIDLQDKIQREGTINGKEFELRERQQPKRALIETPSLVLPSGSPSR, encoded by the coding sequence ATGGCGGTAGATCTGCCCGAAAACGTGGTGGTGACCAAGCTCGATTCCTTGGCCAATTGGTGTCGCAAGAACAGCCTTTGGCCGATGCCCTTTGCGACGGCCTGTTGCGGTATCGAGTTGATGGCCACCGGCGCGAGCAAGCACGACATCGCTCGCTTCGGCGCCGAGGTGTTTCGCTTCAGCCCGCGGCAATGCGACTTGATGATCGTCGCGGGACGCGTAGTGATGAAGATGCTGCCCGTCCTGCAGCGGACCTGGTTGCAGATGAACGAGCCGAAATGGTGCATCTCGATGGGCGCGTGCGCATCGACCGGGGGCGTGTTCGATACCTACTGCGTCGTGCAGGGGATCGATCGCTTCATTCCGGTCGACATGTATGTGCCCGGTTGTCCGCCACGTCCCGAGCAGCTGATTCAGGCCGTGATCGACCTGCAAGACAAGATCCAACGGGAAGGCACGATCAACGGCAAAGAGTTCGAGCTTCGCGAGCGCCAGCAGCCGAAGCGAGCCCTGATCGAAACGCCTTCGCTGGTGTTGCCCTCTGGCAGCCCGTCGCGTTAG
- a CDS encoding NADH-quinone oxidoreductase subunit A — protein sequence MDTAAVDASWFPEATWLPVVLFVLATVGLAAALLGIAHVFGPQRTSRVKEMPYESGMDPIHDTRRRFDIRFHLVAIAFLVFDVELLFLYPWAVASRNPEGVDAAVSSGLVSTRGLVFGEVMVFLVLLALGYVYAWRKGVFRWR from the coding sequence ATGGACACCGCAGCGGTGGATGCCAGTTGGTTTCCTGAAGCGACCTGGTTGCCGGTCGTGCTGTTCGTCTTGGCGACGGTTGGTCTGGCCGCAGCGCTGTTGGGCATTGCCCACGTGTTCGGTCCACAGCGGACCAGTCGCGTGAAGGAAATGCCGTACGAAAGCGGCATGGATCCGATCCACGACACCCGGCGCCGTTTCGACATTCGCTTTCATCTCGTCGCGATTGCCTTTCTGGTGTTCGACGTCGAGTTGTTGTTCCTCTACCCCTGGGCCGTGGCCTCGCGCAACCCCGAAGGCGTCGACGCCGCGGTCAGTTCAGGACTGGTGAGCACGCGCGGGCTGGTGTTTGGCGAGGTGATGGTGTTCCTCGTCCTGCTGGCCCTCGGCTACGTCTATGCCTGGCGGAAAGGCGTGTTTCGATGGCGGTAG
- a CDS encoding M20 family metallopeptidase produces MALDLIQTLSDLVALPSVNPMGRDVSGPEYFEYRVSAYLEALFTRLGWKWVRQEIEPLRANVIAWLPGRPGPEEGGPIVLLEAHQDTVPVDGMTIPPWTPTVSHGRIWGRGSCDIKGGMTAMLGAIASLKDNPPPRYPSIVMACTINEEHGYSGADQLPQLWSTAAGPHDGPLGAGFVPRRPDVAIVAEPTLLNVVVAHKGAVRWRLHALGRAAHSSQPHLGENAIYRMARIVQTLERYQREFVPTLPTHPRCGAPSLSVGTIRGGLSVNTVPDRCTIEIDRRLIPGETPDAAYRQVIDFLAADAAIDFPLEHERPYLVGLPLDDTHNVGLASRLAETAQRLQHRSAAVGVPFGTDAAKIAAAGVPTVVFGPGSIDQAHTADEWLAIEQLEAAAAVLAEFLRHYCD; encoded by the coding sequence ATGGCACTCGACCTGATCCAGACCTTGAGCGACCTGGTCGCTCTGCCGAGCGTAAACCCCATGGGGCGCGATGTCAGCGGCCCCGAATATTTCGAGTACCGGGTCAGCGCCTATCTCGAAGCGCTCTTCACGCGGCTCGGCTGGAAGTGGGTGCGGCAAGAGATCGAACCACTCCGTGCGAATGTCATCGCCTGGCTGCCGGGCCGTCCGGGGCCGGAGGAGGGCGGCCCGATCGTGCTGCTCGAAGCCCATCAAGATACGGTCCCCGTCGATGGGATGACCATTCCGCCATGGACACCGACCGTGAGCCATGGGCGGATCTGGGGCCGCGGGTCGTGCGACATCAAAGGCGGAATGACAGCCATGCTCGGCGCCATTGCCAGCCTAAAGGACAACCCGCCTCCGCGTTACCCGTCGATCGTGATGGCCTGCACCATCAACGAGGAACACGGTTACAGCGGCGCCGACCAATTGCCGCAACTCTGGTCCACCGCAGCTGGACCTCACGACGGCCCGCTGGGCGCCGGATTCGTTCCACGCCGGCCGGACGTCGCGATTGTCGCTGAGCCGACGCTGCTCAATGTCGTCGTGGCGCATAAGGGCGCCGTGCGCTGGCGGCTGCACGCCTTGGGACGTGCGGCGCACAGTTCGCAGCCACATCTCGGCGAGAACGCCATCTATCGGATGGCCCGCATCGTCCAAACTCTCGAACGTTACCAGCGCGAGTTCGTACCGACATTGCCGACTCACCCGCGCTGCGGGGCGCCGAGCCTGAGCGTAGGCACGATTCGCGGCGGACTAAGCGTCAATACGGTTCCGGATCGGTGCACGATCGAAATTGACCGCCGGCTGATTCCGGGCGAAACGCCCGACGCAGCGTATCGCCAGGTCATCGACTTTCTTGCCGCCGACGCGGCGATCGACTTTCCGTTGGAGCATGAACGGCCGTATCTCGTCGGACTGCCGCTCGACGATACGCACAACGTAGGGCTCGCCAGCCGCCTCGCCGAAACGGCTCAACGACTTCAGCATCGCTCGGCAGCGGTGGGAGTGCCGTTTGGTACGGACGCCGCGAAGATTGCCGCGGCCGGTGTGCCAACGGTGGTCTTTGGCCCTGGCTCGATCGATCAGGCGCACACAGCCGATGAGTGGCTGGCGATCGAGCAGCTCGAGGCCGCGGCCGCGGTCTTGGCCGAATTCCTGCGGCACTACTGCGACTGA
- a CDS encoding PEP-CTERM sorting domain-containing protein, with protein MRLTQIGSNVLKGTLRTAAFAAVAAAGFFTASPALADVEGLSLSQSGFAGTATIPEGSSSGYSLTITRNLDTESGFAGTTTSRIGGNTVTFTSNGASGFQTQNLSAGTVQGNQALTGGSFTYNQDGVHTVSYNQGFSRNIVENSSWGLGSSNPTDSQGLSGSINVTVTNVAPTIVLANQNGINGNVTINEGSSVASQMQSTDPGADAQTFVINGAGAGVDGALSGTRTSGVVNNTYNNNGVFGTTFTVFDDDTSTTLNRTVTVNNVLPSALTLSLNGTNGNITINEGDAVSAQMTATDPGADAITFVIDGQAAGVGGSTPGSTRTSSLVGLTNPGLLDEGSVNINGSATDDVGPSNIGRVVTVNNVAPVAGGISGPGTVPYGNFANFQATSTDVGVLDVLTFAWDLDGDGLFDDFTDVVGAGGSATSTATFGPGPAGPPYTVTIGYQVFDGDGGVDTEYLTIAVPEPSSVVLMGLGAVALAVVARRRRK; from the coding sequence ATGAGATTGACTCAGATCGGTTCAAACGTCTTGAAAGGGACGCTGCGCACAGCGGCGTTCGCAGCGGTAGCGGCCGCTGGGTTCTTTACCGCTTCTCCGGCCCTCGCCGATGTCGAAGGCCTGAGTCTCTCGCAGTCCGGTTTCGCCGGCACCGCAACGATCCCCGAAGGCAGCAGCAGCGGGTATTCGTTGACGATCACCCGCAACTTGGATACCGAGTCGGGCTTCGCCGGTACCACGACCAGCCGTATCGGTGGCAATACGGTCACCTTCACCAGCAACGGCGCGTCGGGTTTCCAGACTCAAAACCTCAGCGCTGGTACGGTGCAGGGTAATCAGGCCTTGACCGGTGGCTCGTTCACCTACAACCAAGACGGTGTGCACACTGTTTCGTACAACCAGGGCTTCTCGCGCAACATCGTCGAGAACAGCTCGTGGGGTCTGGGTAGCTCGAACCCGACCGACAGCCAGGGCCTCTCGGGCTCGATCAACGTCACGGTGACGAACGTCGCCCCGACGATCGTGCTGGCCAACCAGAACGGCATCAACGGCAACGTCACCATCAATGAAGGTTCGAGCGTTGCGTCGCAGATGCAATCGACCGATCCGGGTGCTGATGCCCAGACGTTCGTGATCAACGGTGCCGGCGCTGGCGTTGACGGCGCTCTCTCGGGCACCCGCACCTCGGGTGTCGTGAACAACACCTACAACAACAACGGCGTCTTCGGCACGACCTTCACGGTCTTCGACGACGACACCAGCACAACGCTGAACCGCACCGTGACGGTGAACAACGTTCTGCCCAGCGCCCTGACGCTGTCGCTGAACGGCACCAACGGCAACATCACCATCAACGAAGGTGACGCGGTCTCGGCCCAGATGACGGCGACCGATCCGGGTGCTGACGCGATCACGTTCGTGATCGATGGTCAGGCCGCGGGCGTCGGTGGTTCGACTCCCGGCTCGACCCGCACCAGTTCGCTCGTCGGGCTGACCAACCCTGGTCTGCTGGATGAGGGCTCGGTCAACATCAACGGCTCGGCGACTGACGACGTCGGTCCGTCGAACATCGGCCGCGTGGTGACGGTGAACAACGTCGCCCCGGTGGCGGGTGGAATCAGCGGTCCGGGCACCGTGCCCTACGGTAACTTCGCCAACTTCCAGGCGACTTCGACCGACGTGGGTGTGCTCGACGTCCTGACGTTCGCGTGGGACCTCGACGGTGACGGCCTGTTCGACGACTTCACCGACGTCGTGGGTGCTGGCGGCTCGGCGACCTCGACCGCGACCTTCGGTCCTGGTCCGGCTGGCCCGCCGTACACCGTGACGATTGGCTACCAGGTCTTCGATGGTGACGGCGGTGTTGACACCGAGTACCTCACCATCGCAGTGCCCGAGCCGAGTTCGGTGGTCCTGATGGGTCTGGGTGCGGTGGCCTTGGCCGTCGTCGCCCGCCGTCGCCGCAAGTAA
- a CDS encoding calmodulin-binding protein, translating to MLRRLLFALAVLLFCGLFTTQASAQQAYGRQWSGSYNTQDWQRFYHYPYVYYPQNFWSADYYRSSEDLYYRYPPEMRIPVYNKQWHNEYPEERKYHRGHHFILDTF from the coding sequence ATGCTTCGACGGCTACTGTTTGCGCTGGCGGTGTTGTTGTTCTGCGGGCTGTTCACTACCCAGGCGTCGGCCCAACAAGCCTACGGCCGGCAGTGGTCAGGCAGCTACAACACCCAGGATTGGCAGCGGTTTTACCACTACCCGTACGTCTATTATCCGCAGAACTTCTGGTCGGCCGACTACTACCGCAGCTCGGAAGACCTGTATTACCGCTATCCGCCGGAAATGCGGATCCCGGTCTACAACAAGCAGTGGCACAACGAGTACCCCGAGGAGCGCAAGTATCACCGGGGGCACCACTTCATCCTCGACACTTTCTAG
- a CDS encoding MBL fold metallo-hydrolase yields MVERKPVFPHVIEMNYQAGTRLGCNVYLVYDSQQWILIDVGYEDTVDEIVELIRQMDFPLNQCQTVIATHADVDHVQGLAKIKALLKTTATGHAKAVEPLATGDTVSTFAKIPSQDIDLAMPPVKLDVLIGEGDRIRVGGLELEVWHTPGHTDSQLAFRLGDLLFSGDNIYRDGCVGAIDAHHGSDIEAFVRSLERIRASDVKWLLPSHGPIFRKDNALLDRTIARVRSYLAMADFGTCATHWPLMDEWDRELAAGKMPGKD; encoded by the coding sequence ATGGTCGAACGGAAGCCGGTCTTCCCGCACGTCATCGAGATGAACTATCAGGCCGGCACGCGCCTGGGGTGCAACGTCTATCTCGTCTACGACTCTCAACAATGGATCTTGATCGACGTCGGTTACGAGGACACGGTCGATGAGATCGTCGAACTGATTCGGCAGATGGATTTTCCGCTGAATCAGTGCCAGACGGTGATCGCGACGCATGCCGACGTCGACCATGTGCAGGGCCTGGCCAAGATCAAAGCCCTGCTCAAGACAACCGCCACGGGCCATGCCAAGGCCGTGGAACCCTTGGCCACGGGGGATACGGTCAGCACCTTTGCCAAGATCCCGTCGCAGGACATCGATCTGGCGATGCCCCCGGTCAAGCTCGATGTGCTGATCGGCGAGGGTGATCGGATTCGCGTCGGCGGGCTCGAACTCGAGGTCTGGCACACGCCGGGGCATACCGACAGCCAGCTGGCATTCCGCCTGGGCGATCTGCTGTTCAGCGGCGACAACATCTATCGCGATGGCTGCGTCGGGGCGATCGATGCCCATCATGGCAGCGATATCGAAGCTTTCGTCCGCTCCTTGGAGCGCATTCGTGCCAGCGACGTGAAGTGGCTGCTGCCCAGCCACGGGCCTATCTTTCGCAAGGACAACGCCCTGTTGGACCGCACCATCGCCCGGGTTCGCAGCTATCTGGCGATGGCCGATTTTGGCACCTGCGCTACCCACTGGCCGCTGATGGACGAGTGGGATCGCGAGCTGGCGGCGGGCAAAATGCCCGGCAAGGACTAG